The following coding sequences are from one Haliotis asinina isolate JCU_RB_2024 chromosome 3, JCU_Hal_asi_v2, whole genome shotgun sequence window:
- the LOC137278518 gene encoding uncharacterized protein isoform X3 — protein sequence MDVEEEIPDTKDASRPFLTRNTGEVGIYIDPIDAQAVNPKEFGLEHCFMMAVRDSLLEYLYEVDLVKVKGALERRGLFKGVILEEIRKGMILIVTFDDLEGLDSLWRLWEKDKLSALFQELFVTCDTLKQCCVTRLTIRAKMWEDEYVDCKEEILNRSNERVSIAKFPNDIKILKEIRDCQRQLGEDTTRMRDMENDFELNLDDFMICVKRILPDDVTVIHSLGDFRNSVKVAKGIRKAGFESIDIYLDTLDIIEEIFDNLERVFCYRLSQIHGVCQTEEQKDKVATIKASRKDMEELLKPDHSLLKVRFKDWEAKINQRDKKLFVGLISLIPIALEKIIDVDHYIDEFITAFPEQIA from the exons ATGGACGTAGAGGAGGAAATACCGGACACCAAGGATGCGTCCAGGCCCTTCCTCACCAGAAACACAG GTGAGGTTGGGATCTACATTGACCCAATTGATGCTCAGGCAGTTAATCCGAAAGAGTTTGGCCTGGAGCACTGCTTCATGATGGCAGTTAGGGACAGTCTGCTGGAGTACCTGTACGAGGTCGACCTGGTCAAGGTGAAGGGCGCCCTTGAACGTAGGGGACTGTTCAAGGGAGTCATCCTGGAAGAGATACGGAAAG GTATGATCTTGATAGTCACCTTCGATGATCTTGAGGGTCTTGACAGTCTGTGGAGGCTTTGGGAGAAGGACAAATTGTCGGCATTGTTCCAGGAACTGTTCGTCACCTGCGACACCCTGAAACAATGCTGTGTGACCCGACTGACTATTCGCGCCAAAATGTGGGAGGATGAATATGTGGATTGTAAGGAAGAGATTCTCAACAGGTCCAATGAGCGAGTCAGCATTGCCAAGTTCC CTAATGACATAAAAATCCTGAAGGAGATCCGGGATTGCCAGAGACAGCTTGGCGAGGACACCACGAGGATGAGGGACATGGAGAATGATTTCGAGCTAAATCTGGACGACTTCATGATCTGCGTGAAGCGCATCTTGCCAGATGATGTCACGGTGATCCATTCACTGGGTGATTTCCGCAACTCTGTCAAAGTAGCTAAGGGCATCCGGAAAGCAGGATTTGAATCCATCGATATATATCTTGATACCCTTGATATCATTGAAGAAATCTTTGATAATTTGGAGAGGGTTTTCTGCTATCGTCTTTCCCAAATTCACGGAGTGTGCCAGACGGAGGAACAGAAGGACAAAGTGGCGACGATCAAGGCAAGCAGGAAGGACATGGAAGAACTCCTTAAACCAGACCACAGCCTTCTCAAAGTTCGGTTCAAAGACTGGGAAGCTAAGATTAATCAGCGTGATAAGAAACTTTTTGTAGGGCTAATAAGTTTGATACCAATAGCACTGGAGAAAATCATTGATGTAGATCATTATATAGATGAGTTCATTACCGCTTTCCCGGAACAGATCGCATAG
- the LOC137278518 gene encoding uncharacterized protein isoform X1, whose translation MDGYNNYYLTFLNHLVHRRGKMDVEEEIPDTKDASRPFLTRNTGEVGIYIDPIDAQAVNPKEFGLEHCFMMAVRDSLLEYLYEVDLVKVKGALERRGLFKGVILEEIRKGMILIVTFDDLEGLDSLWRLWEKDKLSALFQELFVTCDTLKQCCVTRLTIRAKMWEDEYVDCKEEILNRSNERVSIAKFPNDIKILKEIRDCQRQLGEDTTRMRDMENDFELNLDDFMICVKRILPDDVTVIHSLGDFRNSVKVAKGIRKAGFESIDIYLDTLDIIEEIFDNLERVFCYRLSQIHGVCQTEEQKDKVATIKASRKDMEELLKPDHSLLKVRFKDWEAKINQRDKKLFVGLISLIPIALEKIIDVDHYIDEFITAFPEQIA comes from the exons TTCTTGAACCACCTGGTGCACCGGCGTGGGAAGATGGACGTAGAGGAGGAAATACCGGACACCAAGGATGCGTCCAGGCCCTTCCTCACCAGAAACACAG GTGAGGTTGGGATCTACATTGACCCAATTGATGCTCAGGCAGTTAATCCGAAAGAGTTTGGCCTGGAGCACTGCTTCATGATGGCAGTTAGGGACAGTCTGCTGGAGTACCTGTACGAGGTCGACCTGGTCAAGGTGAAGGGCGCCCTTGAACGTAGGGGACTGTTCAAGGGAGTCATCCTGGAAGAGATACGGAAAG GTATGATCTTGATAGTCACCTTCGATGATCTTGAGGGTCTTGACAGTCTGTGGAGGCTTTGGGAGAAGGACAAATTGTCGGCATTGTTCCAGGAACTGTTCGTCACCTGCGACACCCTGAAACAATGCTGTGTGACCCGACTGACTATTCGCGCCAAAATGTGGGAGGATGAATATGTGGATTGTAAGGAAGAGATTCTCAACAGGTCCAATGAGCGAGTCAGCATTGCCAAGTTCC CTAATGACATAAAAATCCTGAAGGAGATCCGGGATTGCCAGAGACAGCTTGGCGAGGACACCACGAGGATGAGGGACATGGAGAATGATTTCGAGCTAAATCTGGACGACTTCATGATCTGCGTGAAGCGCATCTTGCCAGATGATGTCACGGTGATCCATTCACTGGGTGATTTCCGCAACTCTGTCAAAGTAGCTAAGGGCATCCGGAAAGCAGGATTTGAATCCATCGATATATATCTTGATACCCTTGATATCATTGAAGAAATCTTTGATAATTTGGAGAGGGTTTTCTGCTATCGTCTTTCCCAAATTCACGGAGTGTGCCAGACGGAGGAACAGAAGGACAAAGTGGCGACGATCAAGGCAAGCAGGAAGGACATGGAAGAACTCCTTAAACCAGACCACAGCCTTCTCAAAGTTCGGTTCAAAGACTGGGAAGCTAAGATTAATCAGCGTGATAAGAAACTTTTTGTAGGGCTAATAAGTTTGATACCAATAGCACTGGAGAAAATCATTGATGTAGATCATTATATAGATGAGTTCATTACCGCTTTCCCGGAACAGATCGCATAG
- the LOC137278518 gene encoding uncharacterized protein isoform X2, with translation MFLNHLVHRRGKMDVEEEIPDTKDASRPFLTRNTGEVGIYIDPIDAQAVNPKEFGLEHCFMMAVRDSLLEYLYEVDLVKVKGALERRGLFKGVILEEIRKGMILIVTFDDLEGLDSLWRLWEKDKLSALFQELFVTCDTLKQCCVTRLTIRAKMWEDEYVDCKEEILNRSNERVSIAKFPNDIKILKEIRDCQRQLGEDTTRMRDMENDFELNLDDFMICVKRILPDDVTVIHSLGDFRNSVKVAKGIRKAGFESIDIYLDTLDIIEEIFDNLERVFCYRLSQIHGVCQTEEQKDKVATIKASRKDMEELLKPDHSLLKVRFKDWEAKINQRDKKLFVGLISLIPIALEKIIDVDHYIDEFITAFPEQIA, from the exons ATG TTCTTGAACCACCTGGTGCACCGGCGTGGGAAGATGGACGTAGAGGAGGAAATACCGGACACCAAGGATGCGTCCAGGCCCTTCCTCACCAGAAACACAG GTGAGGTTGGGATCTACATTGACCCAATTGATGCTCAGGCAGTTAATCCGAAAGAGTTTGGCCTGGAGCACTGCTTCATGATGGCAGTTAGGGACAGTCTGCTGGAGTACCTGTACGAGGTCGACCTGGTCAAGGTGAAGGGCGCCCTTGAACGTAGGGGACTGTTCAAGGGAGTCATCCTGGAAGAGATACGGAAAG GTATGATCTTGATAGTCACCTTCGATGATCTTGAGGGTCTTGACAGTCTGTGGAGGCTTTGGGAGAAGGACAAATTGTCGGCATTGTTCCAGGAACTGTTCGTCACCTGCGACACCCTGAAACAATGCTGTGTGACCCGACTGACTATTCGCGCCAAAATGTGGGAGGATGAATATGTGGATTGTAAGGAAGAGATTCTCAACAGGTCCAATGAGCGAGTCAGCATTGCCAAGTTCC CTAATGACATAAAAATCCTGAAGGAGATCCGGGATTGCCAGAGACAGCTTGGCGAGGACACCACGAGGATGAGGGACATGGAGAATGATTTCGAGCTAAATCTGGACGACTTCATGATCTGCGTGAAGCGCATCTTGCCAGATGATGTCACGGTGATCCATTCACTGGGTGATTTCCGCAACTCTGTCAAAGTAGCTAAGGGCATCCGGAAAGCAGGATTTGAATCCATCGATATATATCTTGATACCCTTGATATCATTGAAGAAATCTTTGATAATTTGGAGAGGGTTTTCTGCTATCGTCTTTCCCAAATTCACGGAGTGTGCCAGACGGAGGAACAGAAGGACAAAGTGGCGACGATCAAGGCAAGCAGGAAGGACATGGAAGAACTCCTTAAACCAGACCACAGCCTTCTCAAAGTTCGGTTCAAAGACTGGGAAGCTAAGATTAATCAGCGTGATAAGAAACTTTTTGTAGGGCTAATAAGTTTGATACCAATAGCACTGGAGAAAATCATTGATGTAGATCATTATATAGATGAGTTCATTACCGCTTTCCCGGAACAGATCGCATAG